One Pseudomonas entomophila genomic window carries:
- a CDS encoding DUF2059 domain-containing protein: MRRLFSLLLLMICTMPVWADSLDQLYKAAGWPDQRAHFNDAVSAAQQRYRNSLPPAVYQALVTNSNQRFQAQAMDRRALAQLRTNLQNPAPALNFFQSPLGRKVVAAELLATRKDQLAKNAKGLPKMQVSDNRLLIVGHLAQALPAREAGAEVSLAIAGVAADSLSSMIPGLFGGGQAQGLLDGQRQRLMNQVGEDLNNTLLYVYRDLSDTELEEFATFAESPQGQAYYKAAVAAVRAALAVGQNAADLN; this comes from the coding sequence ATGCGCCGTTTGTTTTCCCTGCTTCTGCTGATGATCTGCACCATGCCTGTCTGGGCAGACAGCCTCGATCAACTGTACAAGGCCGCCGGCTGGCCCGACCAGCGCGCCCATTTCAACGATGCCGTGAGCGCCGCCCAGCAGCGCTACCGCAACAGCCTGCCGCCTGCGGTCTATCAAGCGCTGGTCACCAACAGCAATCAACGCTTCCAGGCCCAGGCCATGGACCGCCGCGCCCTGGCGCAGCTGCGCACGAACCTGCAGAACCCTGCGCCGGCCCTGAACTTCTTCCAGTCGCCGCTGGGGCGCAAGGTGGTGGCCGCCGAACTGCTGGCCACGCGCAAAGACCAGTTGGCCAAGAACGCCAAGGGCCTGCCCAAGATGCAGGTCAGCGACAACCGCCTGCTGATCGTCGGCCACCTGGCCCAGGCCCTGCCGGCCCGCGAAGCCGGCGCCGAGGTCAGCCTGGCGATTGCCGGGGTGGCTGCGGACAGCCTCAGCTCGATGATCCCGGGCCTGTTCGGTGGTGGTCAGGCCCAGGGCCTGCTCGATGGCCAGCGCCAGCGCCTGATGAACCAGGTCGGCGAAGACCTGAACAACACCCTGCTGTATGTCTATCGCGACCTGTCGGACACCGAGCTGGAAGAGTTCGCCACCTTCGCTGAATCACCGCAAGGCCAGGCCTACTACAAGGCCGCCGTGGCCGCCGTGCGCGCCGCGCTGGCGGTCGGGCAGAACGCCGCGGACCTGAACTGA
- a CDS encoding alpha/beta hydrolase, which yields MPAAFQPDSLRAGLSPLTERQALPAQGRDYQRFYGLDLPVASWLGRFQAAGFDLVGQVWLPEQPVATLFLLHGYYDHMGLYRHVIDWALRQHYAVISCDLPGHGLSSGERASIEDFDIYQQTLDALFEQARQLGLPRPWHLCGQSTGGAIVVDHLLHCDGHSPADGEVILLAPLVRPRAWHWSKLSYCVLRHFVNGIERRFSENTNDPAFLPFLEADPLQPRRLPTAWVGALLKWVRRIEEAPRSTRRLLIVQGEADGTVDWPYNLKVLKAKFSEPQILMLPEARHHLANELPGIRQRYFDFIGQRLG from the coding sequence ATGCCCGCCGCCTTCCAACCCGACTCGCTGCGCGCCGGCCTGTCGCCCCTCACCGAGCGCCAGGCGCTGCCGGCCCAAGGCCGTGACTACCAGCGCTTCTATGGCCTGGACCTGCCGGTGGCCAGTTGGCTCGGTCGCTTCCAGGCAGCCGGTTTCGACCTGGTCGGCCAGGTCTGGTTGCCGGAGCAACCGGTGGCGACCCTGTTTCTGCTGCATGGCTACTACGACCACATGGGCCTGTATCGGCATGTGATCGACTGGGCGCTCAGGCAGCACTATGCGGTGATCAGCTGCGACCTGCCCGGGCATGGGCTGTCCAGCGGCGAGCGGGCCAGCATCGAAGACTTCGACATTTATCAGCAGACACTGGACGCTTTGTTCGAGCAGGCGCGCCAGCTTGGCTTGCCACGCCCGTGGCATCTGTGCGGGCAGAGCACCGGCGGGGCGATCGTGGTCGATCACCTGTTGCATTGCGACGGCCACAGCCCGGCCGACGGCGAGGTGATCCTGCTGGCGCCGCTGGTGCGCCCACGCGCCTGGCACTGGTCGAAGCTCAGCTATTGCGTGCTGCGCCACTTCGTCAACGGCATCGAGCGGCGCTTCAGCGAGAACACCAACGACCCGGCGTTCCTGCCGTTTCTGGAAGCCGACCCGCTGCAACCGCGCCGTTTGCCGACAGCCTGGGTCGGCGCGCTGTTGAAATGGGTCCGGCGTATAGAGGAGGCACCGCGCAGCACGCGGCGGCTGTTGATCGTGCAAGGGGAGGCGGACGGTACCGTGGACTGGCCCTACAACCTCAAGGTGCTCAAGGCCAAGTTCAGTGAACCGCAGATCCTCATGCTGCCCGAGGCGCGGCACCACCTGGCCAACGAGCTGCCGGGCATCCGCCAGCGCTATTTCGACTTCATCGGCCAGCGCCTGGGCTGA
- a CDS encoding DUF6436 domain-containing protein, with amino-acid sequence MPTRSIKSLAGITATLLCAAALWWAYDSFQSRYLRPFDNQATFFDGSQLQLPPELSGPGPIRVVHFWDPACPCNVGNQQHLGELVAQFAPRGVSFHVVQKPGSHGQLPANLTALKPLASLPGSERLPATPAVAIWDHEGNLAYFGPYSEGAVCNSSNSFIEPILKALEQGRRVQASNTLAVGCYCPWAG; translated from the coding sequence ATGCCAACCCGAAGCATCAAGTCACTGGCCGGTATCACCGCCACCCTGCTCTGCGCCGCCGCCCTTTGGTGGGCCTACGACAGTTTCCAGAGCCGCTACCTGCGCCCCTTCGACAACCAGGCCACCTTCTTCGACGGCAGCCAGTTGCAACTGCCGCCCGAGCTGTCCGGCCCCGGCCCGATCCGCGTGGTGCACTTCTGGGACCCGGCCTGCCCGTGCAACGTCGGCAACCAGCAACACCTGGGCGAGCTGGTCGCGCAGTTCGCCCCACGGGGCGTGAGCTTCCACGTCGTGCAGAAGCCCGGCAGCCATGGCCAGCTTCCCGCGAACCTCACCGCCCTGAAACCACTGGCCAGCCTGCCCGGCAGTGAACGACTACCCGCCACGCCCGCCGTGGCAATCTGGGACCACGAGGGCAACCTGGCCTACTTCGGGCCCTACAGCGAAGGCGCGGTGTGCAACTCGAGCAACAGTTTCATCGAACCGATTCTCAAAGCACTGGAACAAGGGCGCCGGGTCCAAGCCTCCAACACCCTTGCGGTGGGCTGCTACTGCCCCTGGGCCGGCTGA
- a CDS encoding sugar O-acetyltransferase — protein MSLSEKQKMLAGELYHAGCPELQAEQIANKHWMHRYNSSVELLNDARHGLLIEHFGQVGDGAVIRPPFYCDYGYNISIGANSFMNFNCVILDVLPVRIGADCQIGPAVQIYTADHPMDPELRRTGLESGRPVTIGDNVWIGGGAIILPGVTIGDNAVVGAGSVVTRNVPAGAVVVGNPARVRQPAQGQ, from the coding sequence ATGTCCCTCAGCGAAAAACAGAAGATGTTGGCCGGTGAGCTCTACCACGCCGGTTGCCCCGAGCTGCAGGCCGAGCAGATCGCCAACAAGCACTGGATGCACCGCTACAACAGCAGCGTCGAGCTGCTCAACGACGCGCGCCATGGCCTGTTGATCGAGCATTTCGGCCAGGTCGGCGACGGCGCGGTGATCCGCCCGCCGTTCTACTGCGACTACGGCTACAACATCAGCATCGGCGCCAACAGTTTCATGAACTTCAATTGCGTGATCCTCGATGTGCTGCCGGTGCGCATCGGCGCCGACTGCCAGATCGGCCCGGCGGTGCAGATCTACACCGCCGACCACCCGATGGACCCTGAGCTTCGCCGTACCGGCCTCGAAAGCGGCCGGCCGGTGACTATCGGCGACAACGTGTGGATCGGTGGCGGGGCGATCATCCTGCCCGGCGTGACCATCGGCGACAACGCCGTGGTCGGTGCCGGCAGCGTGGTGACCCGCAATGTGCCGGCGGGGGCGGTGGTGGTGGGCAACCCGGCGCGGGTGCGTCAGCCGGCCCAGGGGCAGTAG